A genomic window from Leptospira bandrabouensis includes:
- the ybeY gene encoding rRNA maturation RNase YbeY, with protein MNSSLVVITHWNDQLGGKSEVKSDLVIKNAEIILKFLSPKFLQSLELSILLVDDGLMKEINLERRGLNKTTDVLSFPLYSEFPPIPYQILGEVVISMDTCQKQAKEIGHSIIDEFYRLLVHGILHLFGYDHETNEEDALRMRAKEDECLELVFES; from the coding sequence ATGAATTCTTCTCTTGTGGTGATTACCCATTGGAATGACCAGTTGGGCGGGAAGTCAGAGGTTAAGTCCGATCTAGTAATCAAAAATGCGGAAATCATTTTAAAATTTTTGAGTCCGAAGTTTTTGCAGTCTCTCGAACTTTCTATTCTTCTTGTGGATGATGGATTGATGAAAGAAATTAATTTGGAAAGAAGGGGCTTAAACAAAACAACCGATGTTTTGTCATTTCCCCTTTATTCGGAATTTCCGCCAATCCCCTATCAGATATTAGGTGAAGTGGTTATTTCTATGGATACCTGCCAAAAACAAGCTAAAGAAATTGGCCATTCGATCATTGATGAGTTTTATCGCCTTCTGGTACATGGAATTTTGCATTTGTTTGGATATGACCATGAAACAAACGAAGAAGATGCCCTTCGAATGCGCGCCAAAGAAGATGAATGTTTGGAATTGGTTTTTGAAAGTTAG
- a CDS encoding LIC_12097 family sensor histidine kinase, whose amino-acid sequence MSTNTPSSSNNGDSASVEKVAEKARELEAIYDVVQDPLVLIDSDFNIQRANLATILFAKNNKYDELLDRKCYEVLYQRTDICPYCPKINVKSKDKNQTYSTPITREIFFRSEDKKQTLFLEFYPYPKQEDLFWMVEKISDVTKQRDKEEESFRMRNLASLGILISGIAHELNNPLTGISLTLQNLKANWQNQPPEQIEKRLDMIKNDISRAAIIVSDIISFAKTDKVKVTLGDIVETINRAKDTVIRLYPHLSKNIVWRISCDHEYQFPFHPGKMERLFMNLFRNSLQAFDYRPGEISIELRKTKNWIHIIVEDNAGGIPDSIIQKIFDPFFTSNKSGTGTGLGLSICHSIVKEHDGNISVKSSEQKTRFTISFPLTNDITEQSP is encoded by the coding sequence TTGTCTACGAACACTCCCAGTAGTAGCAATAATGGTGATTCCGCTTCTGTAGAAAAAGTTGCCGAAAAAGCTCGTGAACTTGAAGCCATTTATGATGTCGTCCAAGACCCGTTAGTTCTTATCGATTCTGATTTTAATATCCAAAGAGCAAACCTAGCCACAATTCTATTTGCAAAAAACAACAAATACGATGAGTTATTGGACCGAAAATGTTACGAAGTTTTATACCAACGAACTGATATTTGTCCTTATTGTCCCAAAATTAATGTAAAATCAAAAGACAAAAATCAAACCTACTCTACTCCCATCACAAGAGAAATTTTTTTTCGATCAGAGGACAAAAAACAAACTCTCTTTTTAGAATTTTATCCTTATCCCAAACAAGAAGATCTTTTTTGGATGGTAGAAAAAATCTCAGACGTTACCAAACAAAGAGATAAAGAAGAAGAATCGTTTCGAATGCGTAACCTTGCCTCACTGGGAATCTTGATTTCAGGGATTGCTCACGAATTAAATAATCCGTTAACAGGCATTAGTTTAACACTTCAAAATCTAAAGGCCAATTGGCAAAACCAACCTCCCGAACAAATCGAAAAACGCCTAGATATGATTAAAAACGATATCTCTCGGGCTGCCATCATTGTTTCCGACATTATATCTTTTGCAAAAACGGACAAAGTAAAAGTTACCTTAGGGGATATAGTGGAAACCATCAACCGTGCAAAAGATACAGTGATTCGATTGTATCCACATTTAAGTAAAAATATCGTTTGGCGCATATCCTGCGATCACGAATACCAATTCCCTTTTCATCCAGGAAAGATGGAACGTTTGTTTATGAATTTATTTCGAAATTCCTTGCAAGCTTTTGATTATAGGCCGGGTGAAATTTCAATCGAACTAAGAAAAACCAAAAACTGGATTCATATCATTGTGGAAGATAATGCAGGTGGAATCCCCGACTCCATCATTCAAAAGATATTTGATCCATTTTTCACCAGCAATAAATCAGGAACAGGAACTGGTCTTGGTCTTTCGATCTGCCATTCCATTGTCAAAGAACATGATGGAAATATTTCGGTGAAGTCGAGTGAACAAAAAACACGATTTACCATATCTTTCCCTCTCACCAATGATATCACGGAGCAAAGTCCATGA
- the argS gene encoding arginine--tRNA ligase: protein MNVNQLLKQLVLSELEKAVETYLEKNNLTSVRENLKIRIEYSRDEKFGDYSSPFALENKNILNKNPKEIAEAVLAEIKNESFFEFVSFSPPGFINFRIQTQFLMNYVNSVMSPNVVFAETNKKEKILLEFVSANPTGPMNIVSARSAAYGDALANLLTSLGHTVKREFYVNDYGNQVYLLGVAVLLRIFEFKGETISFQVEESNEPVIDLIKKRVLPKESYRGEYIKDIAIHCLEDEKRAKYVLDSVFAEKWDEVIDFLSRYAVEYNLSRQKEDLALFGVNFDLFFSERSLHEAGDVEKVPTILKKEDVTTIDGKLHFLSTLYGDDKDRVIRREDGRPTYLMADIAYHYNKFARGFDTLIDIWGPDHYGYIARLKGAVKSFGKSDESFRVLIAQQVNLIENKEKVKMSKRLGIFQTMRDLLSYLGKQGKDVGRYFFLMRSSDAPLDFDLDLAKDESDKNPVFYIQYAHARICSIFRELQVPMDFNHLKAGVSEDFLKQEERTRLLFWVARLQEEVYDTATSFEPHRLTNYLQSLSKSFTKFYSQKDNRIKDKTGNERDTLLSLVLYTKFALENGLKLLGISAPEKMSKEES, encoded by the coding sequence ATGAATGTGAATCAATTATTAAAGCAACTTGTGCTTTCCGAATTAGAGAAAGCAGTCGAAACCTATTTAGAAAAAAATAATCTAACCTCTGTTAGAGAGAATTTAAAAATCCGCATTGAATATTCTAGAGATGAAAAATTTGGAGATTACTCTTCTCCTTTTGCATTAGAAAACAAAAATATTCTGAATAAAAATCCAAAAGAAATTGCAGAAGCCGTTTTGGCAGAGATTAAAAATGAATCTTTTTTCGAATTTGTAAGTTTTTCTCCGCCTGGTTTTATTAATTTCAGAATTCAAACGCAGTTTTTAATGAATTACGTAAATTCCGTAATGTCTCCAAACGTAGTTTTTGCAGAGACAAATAAAAAAGAAAAGATCCTGCTTGAATTTGTTTCCGCCAATCCAACGGGACCTATGAATATCGTTTCTGCAAGATCAGCGGCCTACGGAGATGCCTTAGCTAATTTGTTAACAAGTCTTGGGCATACTGTGAAACGAGAATTTTACGTGAATGATTATGGAAACCAAGTATATTTACTTGGGGTAGCTGTTCTTCTTCGAATTTTTGAATTTAAAGGTGAAACCATAAGTTTTCAAGTAGAAGAATCAAATGAACCTGTTATCGATTTAATTAAAAAAAGAGTTCTTCCAAAAGAAAGCTATCGTGGGGAATATATTAAAGACATTGCCATTCATTGTTTAGAAGATGAAAAAAGAGCCAAATATGTGTTAGATTCTGTATTTGCAGAAAAATGGGATGAGGTGATAGATTTCCTTTCTCGTTATGCAGTCGAATACAATCTTAGCCGTCAAAAAGAAGATTTGGCGTTATTCGGTGTAAACTTTGATTTGTTTTTTAGTGAACGTAGCCTTCACGAAGCAGGGGATGTCGAAAAGGTTCCTACTATTTTAAAGAAGGAAGATGTGACCACAATTGATGGAAAACTTCATTTTTTATCCACTCTTTATGGAGATGATAAAGACCGTGTGATCCGAAGGGAAGACGGAAGGCCCACATATTTGATGGCAGACATTGCTTATCATTATAACAAATTCGCACGAGGGTTTGATACACTCATTGATATTTGGGGACCAGACCATTATGGTTACATCGCACGTTTAAAGGGAGCTGTAAAATCATTTGGGAAGTCTGATGAAAGTTTCCGAGTTCTCATTGCCCAACAAGTAAACTTAATCGAAAACAAAGAAAAGGTGAAAATGAGTAAACGTTTGGGAATTTTCCAAACCATGCGCGACCTTTTATCTTATTTAGGAAAACAAGGAAAAGATGTGGGACGTTATTTCTTTTTAATGAGAAGTTCTGATGCTCCCCTTGATTTTGATTTGGATTTAGCCAAAGACGAATCAGATAAAAATCCAGTGTTTTATATTCAATATGCTCATGCTAGGATCTGTTCTATATTTCGTGAATTACAAGTTCCCATGGATTTCAATCACCTGAAGGCTGGAGTATCAGAAGATTTTTTAAAACAAGAAGAACGTACTAGACTTCTTTTCTGGGTAGCAAGACTCCAAGAAGAAGTATACGACACGGCTACTAGTTTTGAACCACATAGACTTACCAACTATTTGCAATCTTTAAGTAAATCCTTTACAAAGTTCTATTCTCAAAAAGACAACAGGATCAAAGATAAAACTGGAAACGAAAGAGATACTCTTCTTTCACTTGTGCTGTATACGAAGTTCGCCTTAGAAAATGGGCTAAAACTTCTTGGAATTTCTGCCCCTGAAAAAATGTCAAAAGAAGAATCCTAA
- a CDS encoding nicotinamide-nucleotide amidohydrolase family protein, whose amino-acid sequence METPYIVIIATGSEITAGRSLDTNSGWMANQLFELGWKVKKFIALPDDPEIILSELQTLKKLAESRPVLVLMTGGLGPTEDDYTLETVLKLTGKKSYSVEKAKIRLTRVYESRGKQYSDILPTVLRQTFVPEDCKILDNNVGIAVGFVEPIGVDSYLVCMPGVPSEMKEMFTRRLTPELKRLYPRENLVQKTKWLWNIGESLYQKDFVEKYREDLFSEVEWGVTANRGYIKCIFQSNEVTKLDKIIEKLELQYPKIISDDVFSYVHEELVSRKHTIAVGESCTGGLLGKKLTDSPGSSSYFVGGFLTYSNDLKESLLDVPKNILEEFGAVSKETAEKMANGIFEKTKADYCISITGIAGPEGGTDSKPVGTVWIGLKTPDGLIQTHSYIFPGNRDGIRENASNTALFLLYQSLKQRNI is encoded by the coding sequence ATGGAAACACCATACATAGTCATTATTGCCACAGGTTCTGAGATTACCGCAGGTCGTAGTTTAGATACGAACTCGGGTTGGATGGCGAATCAATTGTTTGAATTGGGTTGGAAGGTAAAAAAGTTTATCGCATTACCTGACGATCCAGAAATCATTTTATCGGAACTCCAAACCTTAAAAAAACTAGCAGAATCGCGACCGGTGCTTGTTTTGATGACAGGTGGACTTGGGCCTACAGAGGATGATTATACTTTAGAAACAGTGTTAAAACTCACCGGGAAAAAATCTTATTCGGTGGAAAAGGCAAAGATTCGTTTAACGCGTGTATATGAATCTAGAGGAAAACAATATAGCGATATTTTGCCTACAGTGTTACGCCAAACGTTTGTTCCAGAAGATTGTAAAATTTTAGACAATAACGTTGGAATTGCAGTAGGTTTTGTAGAGCCCATTGGTGTGGATTCTTATTTAGTTTGTATGCCAGGCGTCCCTTCGGAGATGAAGGAAATGTTTACAAGAAGACTCACACCAGAATTAAAAAGATTATACCCTCGAGAGAATTTAGTCCAAAAAACAAAATGGTTATGGAACATTGGTGAATCCCTTTACCAAAAAGATTTTGTAGAAAAATACAGAGAAGACCTATTTTCGGAGGTAGAATGGGGAGTAACAGCAAATAGAGGTTACATTAAATGTATTTTTCAATCGAATGAAGTCACTAAATTGGATAAAATTATAGAAAAATTAGAATTACAATATCCTAAAATTATTTCTGATGATGTATTCTCTTATGTTCATGAAGAATTGGTTTCAAGAAAACATACCATTGCCGTTGGTGAAAGTTGCACCGGCGGACTTCTTGGAAAAAAACTGACAGACTCTCCTGGATCAAGTTCTTATTTTGTGGGTGGTTTTTTAACGTATTCGAATGATCTAAAAGAATCATTGTTAGATGTTCCTAAAAATATATTAGAAGAATTCGGAGCCGTGAGTAAAGAAACTGCTGAAAAAATGGCAAACGGAATTTTTGAAAAAACAAAAGCTGATTATTGTATCTCCATTACAGGGATTGCGGGGCCAGAAGGTGGAACCGATTCAAAACCAGTTGGCACCGTTTGGATTGGTTTAAAAACACCAGATGGTTTGATTCAAACTCACTCCTATATCTTTCCTGGAAATAGGGACGGGATTCGAGAAAACGCAAGTAATACCGCTTTATTTTTATTATACCAGTCTCTCAAACAAAGGAACATTTAA
- the secG gene encoding preprotein translocase subunit SecG, translated as MGFFAGTILTLFILLSLFLILLVMIQTGKGGSAGMLGGSTASQSVFGASTADVMTKTTRVAAILFIVLSLALSFVFAKKDEVLVPDVEPSLEAPVETDGTPSEVPAPTTP; from the coding sequence ATGGGATTTTTTGCAGGAACCATCCTCACACTTTTTATTCTACTCTCACTTTTTCTCATCCTTCTTGTCATGATCCAAACGGGAAAAGGCGGAAGTGCAGGAATGCTCGGTGGATCTACCGCTAGCCAATCTGTATTTGGAGCATCCACAGCGGATGTAATGACAAAAACAACAAGAGTTGCGGCTATACTTTTTATCGTATTGTCCCTTGCTCTTTCCTTTGTATTTGCGAAAAAAGACGAAGTTTTGGTTCCCGATGTTGAACCAAGTTTAGAAGCTCCGGTAGAAACTGATGGAACACCTTCCGAAGTACCGGCTCCTACTACTCCTTAG
- a CDS encoding LIC_12096 family protein: MEHLPKYRLLLLLSFFWVNLGLYPESEISEKESRLDKEILSLYREIAKARDLMSYETLSSLPANTTINFVGTYPNRTGIRIRKYKVDPDPQNKNRIKHSEEKSILLEFNGSVLSKVEVQVVTEDTEIEQKTKTKITDTSPLDTSLNDMVISFSGIDGSDSFQLSSLRNDDIKQERNDFKKDFYIKFLLDFHSQLASIVALQKTGGNKNQKSMFKQLNQSLGY; this comes from the coding sequence ATGGAACACCTTCCGAAGTACCGGCTCCTACTACTCCTTAGTTTTTTCTGGGTCAATCTCGGTCTTTATCCTGAGTCCGAGATTTCAGAAAAAGAAAGCAGGTTAGATAAAGAAATCCTTAGCCTTTACCGAGAAATCGCTAAAGCTAGGGATCTTATGTCTTACGAAACACTTTCCTCCCTTCCAGCAAATACCACCATAAATTTTGTTGGAACCTACCCCAACCGAACTGGTATTCGTATTCGTAAATATAAAGTTGATCCTGATCCACAAAACAAAAACCGAATCAAACACTCCGAAGAAAAATCAATTTTACTCGAATTTAATGGTTCGGTACTTTCCAAAGTGGAAGTACAAGTAGTCACAGAAGATACGGAAATTGAACAAAAAACAAAAACTAAAATAACAGATACTTCTCCTCTCGATACATCCTTAAATGATATGGTGATTAGTTTTTCTGGAATTGACGGCTCTGATAGTTTTCAACTTTCTTCTCTTCGTAATGATGATATCAAACAGGAAAGAAACGATTTTAAAAAGGATTTTTATATTAAATTTCTTTTGGATTTTCATAGTCAATTAGCATCGATCGTCGCCTTACAAAAAACAGGTGGAAACAAAAACCAAAAGTCTATGTTCAAACAATTGAACCAGTCCCTGGGGTATTAG
- a CDS encoding response regulator transcription factor, producing MKKSILIVEDIHSIREAIMDLLSTKFNVFGAEHFEEAVWYLTNEKIDLTITDIRLPGKSGIDLVKLIQKEFPHVLYALMTAYNINEYIKYAKDLHIWNIIPKYSFLDIHLIEVMVEKLLSNDIFGIEKYFNSDFKVYNQNINSEFEEAPNNGIIYKQIKSDQDRSILCGKISKNLIQLGAPKAIQQVLEELTSNAMIRAPRTQEGDYKYQFEIPSHDMVVPLDNIQLMPDDYFLIGYGATESTIFIVVRDQFGSLRKEEILHRLDRHISIDESTGFPKGLEDSHGRGLYICREISDQLIFNIERGVCTETIAMINREGRTGFKSLSIYEVEPKPEANQ from the coding sequence ATGAAAAAATCCATTTTAATAGTGGAAGACATCCATTCCATTCGCGAAGCAATCATGGATTTACTCAGCACAAAGTTTAATGTGTTTGGTGCGGAACATTTCGAGGAAGCAGTTTGGTATTTAACCAATGAAAAAATTGACTTAACCATTACCGACATTCGTCTTCCCGGAAAATCTGGTATTGACTTAGTCAAACTCATCCAAAAAGAATTTCCACATGTATTGTATGCACTTATGACAGCATACAATATCAACGAATACATTAAATATGCAAAAGACCTTCATATTTGGAATATCATTCCTAAATATAGTTTCTTAGACATTCACTTAATCGAAGTTATGGTAGAGAAACTTTTATCTAACGACATTTTTGGAATTGAAAAATACTTCAACAGTGACTTTAAAGTTTATAATCAAAATATTAATAGTGAATTTGAAGAAGCCCCGAACAATGGAATCATTTATAAACAGATTAAATCTGATCAGGATCGATCTATACTTTGTGGAAAAATTTCTAAAAACTTAATTCAATTGGGAGCACCTAAAGCCATACAACAAGTGCTCGAAGAACTCACTTCTAATGCCATGATTCGTGCCCCTCGTACTCAGGAAGGTGATTACAAATATCAATTTGAAATTCCAAGCCATGATATGGTCGTTCCACTAGACAATATCCAACTAATGCCCGATGATTATTTTTTAATTGGTTACGGTGCCACAGAAAGTACAATATTTATTGTTGTTCGAGACCAATTTGGTTCTTTACGAAAAGAAGAAATTCTACATAGACTGGACCGTCATATCAGCATCGATGAATCCACTGGTTTTCCCAAAGGTTTAGAAGATAGTCATGGTCGTGGACTTTATATTTGCCGTGAAATTTCAGACCAACTCATCTTTAATATTGAACGAGGTGTTTGTACAGAAACAATTGCCATGATCAACAGAGAAGGACGCACTGGTTTTAAATCTCTTTCTATCTATGAAGTGGAACCAAAGCCCGAAGCAAATCAATAA
- the recO gene encoding DNA repair protein RecO, whose product MAIRKERGIVIQSRDIGDSDRVISLAGESQVRMNFLSKGIRKSKRRAIITTELGSLVELDYYDQTEKDWKSIKEVHLVKRYDELKSDYLGTLFVLYITELTSMIYPEGETHPFLYQLLSGSLETSNEKGFQKQILPFFKLRALSHMGHFPTEFYCHTCGEEVLSKPAAYFAVAEREFLCSDCHPIPKDHLPVLKLFHTMLSKKFSNVLSLFPRETEYRDGDLILNQFLRSLFGKELKSYFEFYKSIGYL is encoded by the coding sequence ATGGCCATTCGCAAAGAAAGAGGGATCGTCATTCAAAGTCGGGACATTGGGGATAGTGATCGAGTGATCAGCCTTGCAGGTGAATCCCAGGTTCGTATGAATTTTTTGAGTAAAGGGATTCGTAAGTCCAAACGACGGGCCATCATCACTACGGAACTCGGCTCTCTTGTGGAACTTGATTATTATGACCAAACAGAGAAAGATTGGAAATCCATAAAAGAAGTCCATTTAGTAAAACGTTATGATGAATTAAAGTCAGATTACCTTGGCACTTTGTTTGTATTATACATTACCGAACTTACATCCATGATTTATCCAGAAGGAGAAACACATCCCTTTCTTTACCAACTGCTTTCGGGTAGTTTGGAAACTTCGAATGAAAAAGGATTCCAAAAACAAATTCTCCCTTTTTTTAAACTGAGAGCCCTCTCTCATATGGGCCATTTCCCTACCGAATTTTATTGCCATACTTGTGGGGAAGAGGTTCTTTCCAAACCTGCTGCTTATTTTGCGGTGGCAGAACGTGAATTTTTATGTTCGGACTGCCATCCTATTCCTAAAGATCATTTGCCTGTTTTGAAACTATTTCATACTATGTTATCAAAGAAATTTTCGAACGTATTGAGTCTCTTTCCTAGGGAAACCGAATATAGGGATGGTGATCTAATTCTAAATCAGTTCCTCAGGTCTCTTTTTGGAAAAGAATTAAAATCATACTTCGAGTTTTATAAGTCGATAGGGTATTTATGA
- the tpiA gene encoding triose-phosphate isomerase, producing the protein MRKKIIAGNWKMNLTLAEASAITKGLVSATNSSSYEVMVFPSALHLETVSSLTKGSKLIVGAQNAYQSGLTAMTGEISPVQLAEFGISTVLVGHSERRQFLGETSELDNAKISYFLKAGLRVVYCVGETWAEREKGNTFSVLEDQIKKGLKDITSDQFKNLVIAYEPVWAIGTGKVATPVEAEEAHAFIRKEIGNLFVGAGSIAENIQILYGGSVKPDNIKELLAKPNIDGGLVGGASQKLDSFLGLLK; encoded by the coding sequence ATGAGAAAGAAGATCATTGCGGGAAACTGGAAAATGAATTTAACCTTGGCGGAAGCTTCGGCCATCACCAAAGGTTTGGTTTCCGCAACTAACTCCTCTTCCTACGAAGTCATGGTTTTCCCAAGTGCTTTGCATTTGGAAACCGTGTCTTCCCTAACCAAAGGATCCAAACTGATCGTAGGTGCGCAGAACGCTTACCAATCCGGACTCACTGCCATGACTGGCGAGATTTCCCCTGTCCAACTGGCAGAGTTTGGGATCTCCACTGTCCTTGTAGGGCACTCAGAAAGACGTCAATTTCTCGGGGAGACTTCTGAATTAGACAATGCTAAGATTTCCTACTTTTTAAAAGCGGGACTACGTGTTGTTTATTGTGTGGGGGAAACCTGGGCAGAAAGAGAAAAAGGAAACACCTTTTCTGTGTTAGAAGACCAAATCAAAAAAGGTCTAAAAGACATTACCAGTGACCAATTCAAAAACCTTGTCATTGCTTATGAGCCAGTTTGGGCCATTGGAACAGGAAAGGTTGCGACTCCTGTCGAAGCAGAAGAAGCACATGCCTTTATCCGCAAAGAGATTGGAAATTTGTTCGTGGGAGCGGGTTCAATCGCGGAGAACATTCAAATTCTTTATGGTGGTTCTGTGAAACCAGACAATATTAAAGAACTTCTCGCCAAACCAAATATAGACGGTGGCCTCGTAGGAGGAGCCAGTCAAAAATTAGATTCATTTTTAGGACTTTTAAAATAA